One Rubritalea squalenifaciens DSM 18772 genomic region harbors:
- a CDS encoding choice-of-anchor Q domain-containing protein has product MKNPPLRLTAGLATAVIAVFFAAISPLYGITVTVSADEDNTSAVGGVSLREAIQETAASGTVDFDISLNGATIFLVNGDITINKNLTIDASNLTNGLIVVQGNDQFAISGANTVNIEGLSFTGASNTASGGAFIISGGAIVTFTDCRLSNHTTTVNGGAIYNSSSTLVMNNCELSCNEAQGGRGGAIYSADGGAVTTLNQTVLRGNSANNVGGAIHSGGNSTITLTECMFLDNESGFGGAISQNVGSLTIEQSCFAYNKANTAGGALYLFGSFTSAVKNTCLVGNRAAGGGGAIVLDDEASMNIESSTVVRNKTGGNGGGIFVNMNCTLNTSNSVFADNEADGSTDLHKNSGTINRSEVNFVGSNLGVETEFPDGAPNGNGDLVGTEFSSLDPELSPLGYYGGSTMSVHPLAGSPLLQAGGSTSLVNDQRGYARVTNTLLDLGAVEGGPVLVVSTSDDENDGGLGIGAGNSLRECINAVSTPGTRIVFSAGVNGSTIQLTNGLISTQDLEIVIDASAMSNGITIDGDNNSRIFTASQVSADTTLALISLELTQANAGAVSCGGGAKFTAADSTFGSNTNLTGSGGALSFTSGSSAVIDSCVFDQNTCSLIGGGAIYANYADLLILESTFSGNTASITGEARGGAIYSLVAPFYLEGCLFSNNTATGTSGSYGGAVYYSNVLSYIPQKTSLVSSTFTGNSAAAGSGGAIAIRETIGELVCRHLTVVSNNADAGAGLYVEKKGTALDKLSFDHCIIGANVAPLFSDIQYVDGGGSALIDTSAPNLVGDNTTAESLFPAGPLVGTMISKVDPLMGSLGNHGGATQTIYLAAGSPAIDAGNESDDTPEHDQRGYERVVGSAPDLGAYENGHRTGYTLWSLETIPVGEDDAFSGNAEDDTNANGVEYATGLSPTAVESGSVLSAELIPDGGGGYKMKLTFAYEPDVTDIKYVIERNDSDLMSFTSRYSLDMDTGLEVIPGGADVTATVDSEAKTITVIDGDLSSDKYFWELKIEQLP; this is encoded by the coding sequence ATGAAAAATCCCCCCCTTCGTCTTACGGCGGGTCTTGCTACCGCCGTAATAGCAGTGTTTTTCGCTGCCATTTCACCTCTTTATGGCATCACCGTAACGGTGAGTGCCGATGAGGACAACACCTCCGCTGTCGGCGGAGTGTCACTACGGGAAGCTATCCAGGAGACAGCTGCAAGCGGTACCGTAGATTTTGATATCAGTCTGAATGGAGCGACCATCTTTCTGGTCAATGGTGATATCACCATCAATAAGAACCTGACGATCGATGCCAGTAACCTGACGAATGGTTTGATTGTCGTGCAGGGGAATGACCAGTTTGCCATCAGTGGTGCGAACACCGTAAATATTGAGGGCCTGTCGTTCACTGGAGCTTCGAATACAGCCAGTGGTGGCGCATTCATCATTAGTGGTGGAGCGATTGTCACCTTCACTGATTGCCGTCTGAGCAATCACACGACTACCGTCAATGGAGGTGCTATCTACAATTCATCCTCAACTCTGGTCATGAACAACTGCGAATTGAGCTGCAATGAAGCGCAGGGCGGCAGAGGCGGTGCTATCTATAGTGCTGATGGAGGAGCTGTCACTACATTGAATCAGACAGTTCTTAGGGGAAACTCTGCGAACAATGTGGGTGGAGCGATCCACTCAGGCGGAAACTCCACGATCACACTTACAGAATGCATGTTTTTGGATAACGAGTCCGGTTTTGGTGGGGCGATTAGTCAAAACGTCGGGAGCCTGACCATTGAGCAAAGTTGTTTTGCATACAATAAGGCCAACACCGCAGGGGGAGCCTTATATCTTTTTGGAAGCTTCACGTCCGCAGTGAAAAATACTTGTCTGGTTGGCAATCGTGCCGCTGGTGGAGGCGGGGCCATTGTCTTGGATGATGAGGCGTCGATGAATATTGAAAGCTCAACAGTTGTTAGGAATAAGACTGGAGGGAATGGCGGTGGCATCTTCGTGAATATGAACTGTACACTCAATACTTCTAACAGTGTTTTTGCTGATAATGAAGCTGATGGGAGTACTGATCTTCATAAGAACAGCGGAACAATCAACCGCAGTGAAGTGAACTTTGTTGGTTCAAACCTCGGTGTAGAAACTGAATTTCCTGATGGAGCCCCCAATGGCAATGGTGACTTAGTTGGTACTGAGTTTTCTTCGCTAGATCCGGAGCTGTCGCCACTGGGCTATTATGGTGGGTCTACGATGAGTGTTCATCCACTAGCCGGAAGCCCGCTCCTACAAGCTGGAGGTTCCACGTCATTGGTTAATGATCAACGTGGATATGCACGAGTGACGAATACTTTGTTAGATCTAGGGGCTGTGGAAGGTGGTCCTGTGCTGGTCGTGAGTACCAGTGATGATGAGAACGATGGTGGACTGGGAATTGGCGCCGGCAACTCTTTGCGGGAATGTATCAATGCGGTCAGTACGCCTGGAACGAGAATCGTTTTCAGTGCTGGCGTCAATGGAAGTACAATCCAGCTCACCAATGGGCTCATAAGTACGCAGGATCTTGAGATTGTGATTGATGCCTCTGCCATGTCCAATGGCATCACGATCGATGGAGATAACAACAGCCGGATCTTCACCGCCTCCCAAGTCAGTGCGGATACTACCCTGGCCTTAATCTCGCTGGAGCTGACTCAAGCGAATGCGGGAGCGGTTTCTTGCGGTGGTGGAGCGAAGTTTACAGCTGCTGACAGTACCTTTGGTAGCAATACTAACTTAACAGGTTCAGGTGGGGCGCTCAGCTTTACCTCGGGGAGTTCCGCGGTGATTGACTCATGTGTCTTTGACCAAAATACCTGTTCGCTTATAGGAGGTGGAGCTATTTACGCGAATTATGCGGACCTGCTGATCCTGGAATCCACCTTCAGTGGGAATACGGCTTCGATCACGGGAGAGGCACGAGGAGGAGCCATTTATTCTCTGGTCGCTCCCTTTTATCTGGAGGGATGTCTCTTTTCTAACAATACAGCAACAGGGACCAGTGGGAGCTATGGCGGTGCGGTCTACTACTCCAATGTTCTGAGCTACATTCCGCAAAAGACGTCATTAGTGAGCAGTACCTTTACTGGGAATTCTGCCGCTGCCGGAAGTGGAGGTGCCATCGCAATCAGAGAGACAATCGGTGAACTTGTCTGCAGGCATTTGACGGTAGTTAGCAACAATGCTGATGCTGGTGCGGGTCTCTACGTGGAGAAGAAAGGAACTGCTCTGGATAAGCTAAGTTTTGATCACTGTATTATCGGAGCCAATGTAGCCCCTTTGTTCTCAGATATCCAATATGTTGATGGAGGGGGCTCGGCACTGATTGATACGTCTGCACCCAATTTGGTAGGTGACAATACGACCGCAGAAAGCTTGTTCCCAGCGGGTCCTTTGGTGGGAACCATGATTTCCAAAGTAGATCCGCTCATGGGTAGCCTCGGAAATCATGGTGGAGCCACGCAAACCATTTATTTGGCCGCCGGATCGCCTGCGATTGATGCAGGAAACGAATCTGATGATACCCCGGAACATGACCAGAGAGGCTATGAACGTGTGGTCGGTAGTGCACCGGATCTGGGAGCTTACGAGAACGGACACCGGACAGGGTACACACTCTGGTCGCTGGAAACTATTCCTGTAGGAGAGGATGATGCCTTTAGCGGTAATGCAGAAGACGATACGAATGCAAATGGTGTAGAGTATGCCACTGGGCTATCTCCAACAGCAGTAGAGTCAGGTTCAGTACTCTCCGCCGAGCTGATTCCGGATGGTGGGGGCGGTTACAAAATGAAACTGACCTTTGCGTACGAACCAGATGTTACTGATATCAAGTACGTCATTGAGCGTAACGACTCCGACCTGATGAGCTTTACCTCACGCTACAGCCTGGATATGGACACTGGTCTAGAAGTCATTCCAGGCGGTGCAGATGTCACGGCGACTGTGGATTCCGAAGCCAAGACGATCACGGTCATTGATGGGGATCTCAGTTCCGACAAATACTTCTGGGAGCTTAAGATCGAGCAGCTTCCTTGA
- a CDS encoding EF-hand domain-containing protein: MKTATKVIALVAILAVPAFADGDQNEKDTKPDKCKFDTNGDGKVCKKEFKAAMQACIKKHDADGDGKLSKEEKKAAKQAGDLPSKPKHGGKKTKNDKQ; encoded by the coding sequence ATGAAAACAGCAACAAAAGTCATTGCTCTTGTAGCAATCCTCGCAGTACCGGCTTTTGCCGATGGTGACCAAAACGAAAAGGACACCAAACCAGACAAGTGCAAGTTCGATACCAATGGTGACGGCAAGGTTTGTAAGAAAGAGTTCAAGGCTGCCATGCAAGCCTGCATCAAAAAACACGATGCTGACGGCGATGGCAAGTTAAGCAAGGAAGAGAAGAAGGCCGCCAAACAGGCCGGCGACCTTCCTTCAAAGCCGAAACACGGCGGGAAGAAAACGAAGAACGATAAGCAGTAA
- a CDS encoding EF-hand domain-containing protein encodes MKKSILLITAAAACLPMLSNAEDGKKKERKHRDIPEAILKKFDKDGDGKLNEEERNALKAEREERHKAMLEKYDTDKDGKLSKEEREAAMKAWRQKVLTEFDADGDGKLSDEEAKTARTTLRERGEHAPFMRRDRHRDHDRKRRGGDKPRGGDKPKDL; translated from the coding sequence ATGAAAAAATCTATACTGCTTATCACAGCCGCAGCTGCCTGCCTGCCAATGCTTTCCAACGCTGAAGACGGAAAGAAAAAAGAGCGCAAGCACAGAGATATCCCTGAAGCCATCCTCAAAAAGTTCGACAAAGATGGTGACGGAAAACTCAACGAAGAAGAGCGCAATGCCCTCAAGGCCGAGCGTGAAGAAAGGCACAAAGCCATGCTTGAGAAGTACGATACCGACAAAGACGGTAAACTCAGCAAAGAAGAGCGTGAGGCCGCCATGAAAGCGTGGCGCCAAAAGGTCCTTACCGAGTTCGACGCTGATGGCGACGGAAAGCTCAGCGATGAGGAAGCTAAAACAGCTCGCACCACACTCCGTGAACGCGGTGAGCACGCACCATTCATGCGCCGCGACCGTCATCGCGACCACGACAGAAAAAGACGTGGAGGCGATAAGCCACGCGGTGGAGACAAACCAAAAGATCTCTAA
- a CDS encoding Hsp70 family protein has product MADDIIGIDLGTTNSAVGVVESGFPILLAGEDGSRIVPSAVWVGQDGDVEVGKSALHRRGAGAQVATSIKRFMGRRYAEVADEDFCVPFKEQQDGVPAFELNGGDYTAVQISAEILKHLKQVAETQLERSVSKAVITVPAYFNDAQRNATKQAGELAGLEVMRIVSEPTAAALAYGLDKLGEKSRVAVYDLGGGTFDISVLELHEGVFQVLATAGDTRLGGDDIDEALAQWCWSQLDTGESFDNLANQERQRLLDEAKLVKEKLTEADRVGLSIPFFRENFHVNLEITRDTLERVMRPVIAKTEGLCRRVLADAGIKDVEGDLNAVVLVGGSTRIPAVRDLVGRVFRREPDSSQHPDEAVAIGAVIQGGVMSGALRDMVLLDVTPLSLGIETFGGLMNVLIPRNTTIPCKAGEMFTNAIANQEMMRVRVLQGEREMARDNWELGSVDVSFDPAPKGQARVGVQFSIDENGILEVLARDVSTGKDTVLEINSAAVDVDDSDVEKMVSESVDYAFEDMAERIFTEARLKAEELLPAVEMGLAQVQDVMEPAELEEIRSAEAAVRAALEGGEPNPLKAAVQRLDKATEHMAAVLVEKAMEEALMRKLGE; this is encoded by the coding sequence ATGGCTGATGACATCATCGGAATTGACCTGGGTACGACAAACTCTGCCGTGGGTGTAGTAGAGAGCGGATTTCCTATTTTGCTGGCAGGAGAGGATGGTTCACGCATCGTACCCAGCGCAGTTTGGGTAGGACAAGATGGTGATGTCGAGGTGGGTAAATCTGCTCTACATAGGCGTGGCGCTGGCGCTCAGGTGGCGACAAGCATCAAGCGCTTCATGGGGAGAAGGTATGCAGAGGTGGCAGATGAAGACTTCTGTGTACCATTTAAGGAGCAACAAGACGGTGTGCCCGCTTTTGAGCTCAATGGTGGTGACTATACAGCTGTGCAAATCAGTGCAGAGATCTTGAAGCATCTCAAGCAGGTAGCTGAAACGCAATTGGAGAGAAGCGTCAGCAAGGCGGTGATTACCGTGCCTGCCTACTTCAATGATGCACAGCGGAATGCTACCAAGCAAGCCGGTGAATTAGCTGGGCTTGAGGTGATGCGAATCGTCAGTGAGCCAACTGCTGCAGCCTTAGCCTATGGCTTGGACAAATTGGGTGAGAAAAGCCGTGTAGCAGTTTATGACCTGGGAGGTGGCACCTTTGATATCTCTGTGCTCGAGTTGCATGAAGGTGTGTTTCAAGTCCTGGCTACTGCAGGTGATACCCGTCTTGGTGGGGATGATATTGATGAAGCTCTGGCTCAGTGGTGCTGGAGTCAGTTAGATACGGGTGAAAGTTTTGATAATCTCGCTAATCAAGAGAGACAGCGATTGTTAGATGAAGCGAAGCTTGTGAAAGAAAAGCTTACTGAGGCTGACAGGGTGGGACTCAGCATTCCATTTTTCAGGGAAAACTTTCATGTGAATTTGGAGATTACCAGGGACACACTGGAGCGAGTGATGAGACCTGTAATCGCAAAGACAGAGGGGCTATGTAGGAGAGTACTTGCCGACGCGGGCATTAAAGATGTTGAGGGAGATCTGAATGCTGTCGTTCTGGTTGGTGGTTCTACGCGTATTCCTGCTGTGAGAGATTTAGTGGGACGTGTTTTCAGGCGAGAGCCAGATTCAAGTCAGCATCCAGACGAGGCGGTGGCGATCGGTGCAGTGATTCAGGGGGGAGTCATGAGCGGAGCTCTGAGAGACATGGTTCTCTTGGATGTGACGCCACTCAGCCTGGGAATCGAAACCTTCGGTGGGCTGATGAATGTCCTGATACCGCGAAATACAACCATCCCGTGTAAGGCTGGTGAGATGTTTACCAATGCCATAGCCAATCAAGAGATGATGCGTGTCCGCGTGCTTCAAGGCGAGCGTGAGATGGCTCGGGATAACTGGGAACTTGGTAGTGTTGATGTGTCCTTTGATCCTGCTCCCAAAGGTCAAGCGCGCGTTGGTGTGCAGTTTTCCATCGATGAAAACGGAATCCTTGAGGTACTTGCTAGGGACGTGAGTACCGGCAAAGATACCGTCCTCGAGATCAATAGTGCTGCCGTCGATGTGGATGACTCAGACGTGGAAAAGATGGTCAGTGAGAGTGTGGATTATGCCTTTGAGGATATGGCAGAGCGTATTTTTACCGAAGCCAGACTGAAGGCCGAGGAACTATTGCCCGCCGTAGAAATGGGGCTGGCACAAGTACAGGATGTCATGGAACCAGCCGAACTGGAAGAAATCCGTTCAGCTGAAGCTGCCGTGAGAGCTGCGCTAGAAGGGGGGGAGCCGAATCCTCTAAAGGCTGCGGTGCAGCGCCTGGACAAGGCGACAGAGCACATGGCGGCCGTCTTGGTGGAGAAAGCCATGGAGGAAGCGCTGATGCGCAAACTCGGCGAATAA
- the hisH gene encoding imidazole glycerol phosphate synthase subunit HisH has translation MKIGIIDYGAGNLQSVLNAFHALEADAVLITSPEELTDITHLVLPGQGEFGDCARKLEASGMTGSIKDWITADKPFLGICVGYQLLFEGSDESPETPGLGIFKGQNVRFEQEPGLKIPHMGWNAVKPTHPDHPMWNGLDQLPYFYYVHSYFPKAEEKEWIACTTEYGSQIFDGAVARGKLIATQFHPEKSQHAGLQLLKNFLALG, from the coding sequence ATGAAAATCGGTATCATCGATTACGGAGCAGGCAATCTCCAGAGCGTACTCAATGCCTTTCATGCGCTTGAGGCAGACGCCGTTCTCATCACCAGTCCAGAGGAACTAACAGATATCACCCATCTGGTGCTTCCCGGACAAGGAGAGTTTGGTGACTGCGCGCGCAAGCTTGAAGCCTCAGGTATGACCGGATCTATCAAGGACTGGATCACTGCGGACAAGCCCTTTCTTGGCATCTGTGTGGGCTATCAGCTCCTCTTTGAAGGTAGTGATGAATCTCCAGAGACCCCTGGATTAGGTATCTTTAAAGGCCAGAACGTACGCTTTGAGCAGGAGCCTGGACTTAAGATTCCTCACATGGGCTGGAACGCTGTCAAACCCACTCATCCGGATCACCCGATGTGGAACGGCCTCGATCAGCTTCCCTACTTTTATTACGTGCATTCCTACTTTCCCAAGGCAGAAGAAAAGGAATGGATCGCCTGTACAACAGAATACGGCTCCCAGATTTTTGATGGAGCAGTGGCCCGCGGCAAACTGATCGCGACCCAGTTCCACCCTGAGAAGTCCCAGCACGCAGGCCTTCAACTTCTGAAAAACTTCCTAGCCTTGGGCTAG
- the hisB gene encoding imidazoleglycerol-phosphate dehydratase HisB — MRKASQQRDTAETKIKLSLNLDGTGESKIETGIPFFDHMLTLFSRHSLIDLDVYVDGDVEVDFHHTVEDTGIVLGECIKAALGDKKGIRRYGHAYLPMDETLSRVVIDLSNRPHLEFRFPENTPDAQNFPFSLVEEFFRAVSCNLRANIHAEVLYGRDGHHIAESLFKGLARSLRDAAENDPRVTGIPSTKEVL, encoded by the coding sequence ATGCGCAAAGCATCCCAACAGCGAGACACAGCAGAGACCAAGATTAAGCTCAGCCTTAATCTAGATGGCACAGGAGAATCTAAGATCGAAACTGGTATTCCTTTCTTCGATCACATGCTTACTCTCTTCTCTCGCCACAGTCTGATTGATTTGGATGTTTATGTGGATGGAGACGTCGAGGTGGATTTCCACCACACGGTAGAAGACACAGGCATCGTACTTGGTGAGTGCATCAAGGCTGCCCTTGGAGACAAAAAAGGTATCCGCCGTTATGGCCATGCCTACTTGCCAATGGACGAAACCCTGAGCCGAGTCGTGATCGATCTCTCCAACCGCCCACATCTGGAATTTCGTTTCCCTGAGAACACACCAGACGCACAAAACTTCCCCTTCTCTCTAGTAGAGGAATTCTTCCGTGCAGTGTCCTGTAACCTGCGTGCCAATATTCACGCCGAGGTTCTCTATGGCCGTGATGGACACCATATCGCTGAGTCTCTGTTCAAAGGATTGGCTCGCTCACTGCGTGACGCGGCTGAAAACGACCCTCGCGTGACAGGCATCCCGTCCACCAAAGAAGTTCTCTAG
- a CDS encoding PTPDL family protein yields the protein MKKSITTLAVLASTSLISSMHADVFVLKDGTKLEADIISEKSDSYVLSVEVVKGIRDERTVKKSDISDIIQSDPSIQDFEELKKLTPTPDLVEADDYQRVLDNIVNPFIEKYPKSKLLPKAQEIKAELETEMKAIAEGGIKMNGKIISPAERQMDLYNIDASIKYEQMNRLAKSRAFSSAMREFETLEKQYRHTKAFEKALDLAASMLPAYKAQLEQMISNADDAVKQRDIALERMDHSDRLRTERMFAAEEDKYQKAMAEAKASETRWIPVNRYHKKEMESARRVLVREIGRISELRSEETKDAGAAFHAVMTHLDKNELELAKDSFKDFKRARPPKDYQLILVEKLKSAEETMRQLEEEKRREAEEEARKAEEEARKAAEEAAKAAEKGGKKEGKGKDKK from the coding sequence ATGAAAAAATCCATCACCACACTTGCTGTCCTTGCCAGCACCTCTCTGATCAGCTCGATGCATGCTGATGTGTTCGTCCTTAAAGACGGCACCAAACTTGAAGCAGATATCATTTCTGAGAAAAGTGACTCATACGTACTCAGTGTCGAAGTCGTCAAGGGCATCAGAGACGAAAGGACCGTCAAGAAAAGCGATATCAGTGATATCATCCAGTCCGACCCTTCTATCCAAGATTTTGAAGAGCTTAAGAAGCTGACCCCGACCCCAGATCTGGTCGAAGCAGACGATTATCAGCGAGTGCTAGATAACATCGTCAACCCTTTCATCGAGAAATACCCTAAGTCAAAGCTTCTGCCAAAAGCCCAAGAAATTAAAGCGGAGCTGGAGACTGAAATGAAAGCCATCGCTGAAGGCGGCATCAAAATGAATGGTAAAATCATCAGCCCCGCTGAGAGGCAGATGGATCTCTATAACATTGATGCCAGCATCAAGTACGAGCAAATGAACCGCCTCGCCAAGTCCCGAGCTTTCAGCTCAGCGATGAGAGAGTTCGAGACCCTGGAAAAGCAATACAGGCACACCAAAGCTTTCGAGAAAGCACTAGACCTCGCCGCCTCCATGCTTCCAGCCTACAAGGCTCAGCTCGAGCAAATGATCAGTAATGCTGACGATGCAGTCAAACAGCGCGACATCGCTCTCGAGCGCATGGATCATAGTGATCGACTTCGTACTGAGCGCATGTTTGCCGCAGAGGAGGACAAGTACCAAAAAGCCATGGCCGAGGCCAAGGCCAGCGAGACACGCTGGATTCCTGTGAACCGCTATCACAAGAAAGAAATGGAATCCGCGCGTAGAGTCCTCGTCCGGGAGATCGGCCGCATTTCCGAACTTCGCAGTGAAGAGACAAAGGACGCAGGTGCCGCATTCCATGCTGTCATGACTCACTTGGATAAGAACGAACTCGAGCTTGCCAAGGACAGCTTTAAGGACTTTAAAAGAGCTCGTCCTCCGAAGGATTACCAGCTCATCCTCGTCGAGAAGCTCAAATCTGCCGAAGAAACCATGAGGCAGCTCGAAGAGGAGAAAAGGCGTGAAGCTGAAGAAGAGGCTCGTAAAGCCGAGGAGGAAGCACGCAAAGCCGCCGAGGAAGCAGCCAAGGCTGCTGAAAAGGGCGGCAAAAAAGAAGGGAAAGGCAAAGACAAGAAATAG